From Juglans regia cultivar Chandler chromosome 8, Walnut 2.0, whole genome shotgun sequence, the proteins below share one genomic window:
- the LOC108987727 gene encoding uncharacterized protein LOC108987727 isoform X1: MDFIFGGCVQQIQKVYPSRCMELRWVSSRRKRIIDKEKRVLLPKKPFIPPALVPIYISTTPSHINPEELKDLYSASNHSCHRFPSYVDSEGTVRVEPVDIHKLSVALSHSSVVVSVFCKPTDVLCATETSSSSSSSSSSLEDLIKPRKTLGLGDLFQKVLPVTPSNGQLVGFGRAVSDFGLTASIYDIMVIPSLRGMGIGRIIVKRIVRMLASIDIYDISAVCSENERLFFKACGFGDDILSSTTMMYSRNASTCHQGNQIVIRAGRKLLLAPPHREAL, translated from the exons atggatttTATCTTTGGAGGTTGCGTGCAACAAATACAAAAAGTTTATCCGTCCAGGTGCATGGAACTAAGATGGGTTAGCAGCAGAAGGAAAAGAATAATTGACAAGGAAAAGAGAGTACTGCTGCCAAAGAAACCATTTATACCACCGGCATTAGTcccaatatatatatccacAACCCCATCGCACATAAATCCTGAGGAGCTCAAAGACCTCTACAGTGCCTCCAATCACTCCTGCCACCGATTCCCCAGCTATGTGGACTCTGAGGGCACTGTCAGAGTTGAACCGGTGGACATTCACAAGCTCAGCGTAGCTCTCTCCCACAGCTCTGTTGTCGTCTCTGTCTTCTGCAAACCAACTGATGTTTTATGTGCTACTGAaacgtcgtcgtcgtcgtcgtcttcttcttcttctctagaaGATTTGATAAAACCAAGAAAGACATTGGGTTTGGGAGATTTGTTCCAAAAAGTGCTGCCGGTAACACCATCCAATGGTCAGCTGGTGGGCTTTGGCCGTGCTGTTTCTGATTTTGGATTGACTGCTTCCATTTATGATATCATG GTTATCCCTTCATTACGGGGAATGGGAATCGGCAGGATTATTGTTAAAAGAATTGTAAG AATGCTTGCAAGCATTGACATTTATGACATATCAGCAGTTTGCTCAGAGAATGAGAG ATTGTTTTTCAAAGCATGCGGATTTGGAGATGACATTTTGAGCTCCACCACAATGATGTATTCAAGGAATGCTTCCACTTGTCACCAAGGCAATCAAATAGTTATACGTGCAGGTCGAAAGCTCTTGTTAGCTCCTCCACATAGAGAAGCCCTTTAA
- the LOC108987727 gene encoding uncharacterized protein LOC108987727 isoform X4 produces the protein MDFIFGGCVQQIQKVYPSRCMELRWVSSRRKRIIDKEKRVLLPKKPFIPPALVPIYISTTPSHINPEELKDLYSASNHSCHRFPSYVDSEGTVRVEPVDIHKLSVALSHSSVVVSVFCKPTDVLCATETSSSSSSSSSSLEDLIKPRKTLGLGDLFQKVLPVTPSNGQLVGFGRAVSDFGLTASIYDIMWLPRLSLHYGEWESAGLLLKEL, from the exons atggatttTATCTTTGGAGGTTGCGTGCAACAAATACAAAAAGTTTATCCGTCCAGGTGCATGGAACTAAGATGGGTTAGCAGCAGAAGGAAAAGAATAATTGACAAGGAAAAGAGAGTACTGCTGCCAAAGAAACCATTTATACCACCGGCATTAGTcccaatatatatatccacAACCCCATCGCACATAAATCCTGAGGAGCTCAAAGACCTCTACAGTGCCTCCAATCACTCCTGCCACCGATTCCCCAGCTATGTGGACTCTGAGGGCACTGTCAGAGTTGAACCGGTGGACATTCACAAGCTCAGCGTAGCTCTCTCCCACAGCTCTGTTGTCGTCTCTGTCTTCTGCAAACCAACTGATGTTTTATGTGCTACTGAaacgtcgtcgtcgtcgtcgtcttcttcttcttctctagaaGATTTGATAAAACCAAGAAAGACATTGGGTTTGGGAGATTTGTTCCAAAAAGTGCTGCCGGTAACACCATCCAATGGTCAGCTGGTGGGCTTTGGCCGTGCTGTTTCTGATTTTGGATTGACTGCTTCCATTTATGATATCATG TGGCTTCCCAGGTTATCCCTTCATTACGGGGAATGGGAATCGGCAGGATTATTGTTAAAAGAATTGTAA
- the LOC108987727 gene encoding uncharacterized protein LOC108987727 isoform X3: MELRWVSSRRKRIIDKEKRVLLPKKPFIPPALVPIYISTTPSHINPEELKDLYSASNHSCHRFPSYVDSEGTVRVEPVDIHKLSVALSHSSVVVSVFCKPTDVLCATETSSSSSSSSSSLEDLIKPRKTLGLGDLFQKVLPVTPSNGQLVGFGRAVSDFGLTASIYDIMVIPSLRGMGIGRIIVKRIVRMLASIDIYDISAVCSENERLFFKACGFGDDILSSTTMMYSRNASTCHQGNQIVIRAGRKLLLAPPHREAL, from the exons ATGGAACTAAGATGGGTTAGCAGCAGAAGGAAAAGAATAATTGACAAGGAAAAGAGAGTACTGCTGCCAAAGAAACCATTTATACCACCGGCATTAGTcccaatatatatatccacAACCCCATCGCACATAAATCCTGAGGAGCTCAAAGACCTCTACAGTGCCTCCAATCACTCCTGCCACCGATTCCCCAGCTATGTGGACTCTGAGGGCACTGTCAGAGTTGAACCGGTGGACATTCACAAGCTCAGCGTAGCTCTCTCCCACAGCTCTGTTGTCGTCTCTGTCTTCTGCAAACCAACTGATGTTTTATGTGCTACTGAaacgtcgtcgtcgtcgtcgtcttcttcttcttctctagaaGATTTGATAAAACCAAGAAAGACATTGGGTTTGGGAGATTTGTTCCAAAAAGTGCTGCCGGTAACACCATCCAATGGTCAGCTGGTGGGCTTTGGCCGTGCTGTTTCTGATTTTGGATTGACTGCTTCCATTTATGATATCATG GTTATCCCTTCATTACGGGGAATGGGAATCGGCAGGATTATTGTTAAAAGAATTGTAAG AATGCTTGCAAGCATTGACATTTATGACATATCAGCAGTTTGCTCAGAGAATGAGAG ATTGTTTTTCAAAGCATGCGGATTTGGAGATGACATTTTGAGCTCCACCACAATGATGTATTCAAGGAATGCTTCCACTTGTCACCAAGGCAATCAAATAGTTATACGTGCAGGTCGAAAGCTCTTGTTAGCTCCTCCACATAGAGAAGCCCTTTAA
- the LOC108987725 gene encoding pentatricopeptide repeat-containing protein At1g09820 has protein sequence MDIFIHRSSKVFGGKIFDGRLIIFLRPFCSSDSTASTLTSHSLTIPILKDLISKQHWSEVKAHLKETDPTALLCHLLSSKADPEIILRYYNWSQKELKISHPLQLSFGLLHSLATTKSYSKIRAFLHKFVQDENLHSNSSIFHALSICSNKLCANSIIADMLVLAYVRNLRTRLGFEAFKRAGDYGFRLSMFSCNPLLSALVKDNAIGDVEYVYKEMMRRRIEPNVITFNVVINGLCKVGKLNKARDVIEDMKAWGIPTNVVTYNTLIDGYCKMGRVGKMYKADAILKEMVANKVFPNEVTYNILIDGFCKDENVSAAKKLFEELQRRGLKPNVVTCNSLINGLCCAGKLDEAIEFWDEMLGLGLNRNVVTYNVLMNGFCQKKMIKEARDLFDDMRGHGLAPNAITFNTLIDAYCKNGMMEEAFVLQSSMLEKGVFPLASTYNCLIGGLCINGDIKAARKLIFEMEDKGLRADHITYNILIGALCQEGESRKAAKLLNVMFKVGLSPSHVTYNTLMDGFCMEGNLKAALNVRMQMENKGRRANVVTYNVLIKGFCRKGKLKDANGLLNEMLERGLIPNRTTYEIVREEMMEKGFIPDIEGHLYNVSISS, from the coding sequence ATGGATATCTTTATCCATCGGAGCTCCAAGGTATTTGGGGGAAAAATTTTCGATGGAAGACTTATTATTTTCCTGAGACCTTTCTGTTCTTCAGACTCCACCGCATCAACCCTAACCTCACACTCCCTCACCATCCCAATTCTCAAAGACCTCATATCAAAGCAACACTGGTCAGAAGTCAAGGCCCATCTCAAAGAAACAGATCCCACCGCGCTTCTCTGCCATTTGCTTAGCTCAAAGGCCGATCCAGAGATCATTCTTAGGTACTACAACTGGTCCCAGAAAGAGCTCAAAATCTCACACCCTCTCCAACTCTCTTTTGGGCTCTTGCACTCGTTAGCTACTACCAAAAGTTACTCAAAAATCAGGGCTTTCTTACACAAATTTGTCCAAGATGAGAACTTGCACTCAAATTCTTCAATTTTTCATGCACTTTCAATTTGCAGCAACAAATTATGTGCTAATTCAATAATAGCCGATATGTTAGTGTTAGCCTATGTGAGAAATTTGAGGACCCGTTTGGGTTTTGAGGCGTTTAAGCGAGCTGGGGATTATGGGTTTAGGTTATCTATGTTTTCATGTAACCCGCTATTGAGTGCTTTGGTCAAGGATAATGCAATTGGGGATGTGGAATATGTGTATAAGGAGATGATGAGAAGGAGGATTGAACCTAATGTGATTACATTTAATGTTGTCATTAATGGATTGTGTAAGGTTGGGAAGTTGAACAAGGCCAGGGATGTGATTGAGGACATGAAGGCATGGGGCATTCCGACAAATGTGGTTACATATAATACTCTTATTGATGGATATTGCAAGATGGGTAGGGTGGGAAAAATGTATAAGGCTGATGCCATTCTGAAGGAGATGGTGGCAAATAAAGTTTTCCCAAACGAGGTTACCtataatattttgattgatGGATTCTGTAAAGATGAGAATGTATCGGCTGCaaaaaagttgtttgaagaaTTGCAAAGACGTGGCTTGAAACCCAATGTGGTCACATGTAATTCGCTGATTAACGGGCTGTGTTGTGCTGGAAAGCTTGATGAGGCCATTGAGTTCTGGGATGAAATGCTGGGCTTGGGTTTGAACCGAAATGTTGTTACTTATAATGTGCTTATGAATGGGTTTTGTCAGAAGAAGATGATAAAGGAAGCTAGAGACTTGTTTGATGATATGAGGGGACATGGGTTGGCTCCCAATGCTATAACATTTAATACATTGATTGATGCTTATTGCAAGAATGGGATGATGGAGGAAGCATTTGTGCTGCAAAGTTCCATGTTAGAGAAGGGGGTTTTCCCACTCGCTTCAACCTATAATTGCCTAATTGGAGGTTTGTGTATAAATGGGGATATAAAAGCAGCCAGAAAGCTTATATTTGAAATGGAGGATAAGGGACTGAGAGCTGatcatataacatataatattttgataggTGCATTATGCCAGGAAGGGGAGTCAAGAAAGGCTGCAAAACTCTTGAATGTGATGTTTAAGGTGGGTTTGAGCCCAAGTCATGTGACATACAATACTTTGATGGATGGCTTTTGTATGGAAGGTAACCTCAAGGCAGCCCTGAATGTGAGGATGCAAATGGAGAACAAAGGAAGGCGGGCAAATGTTGTTACTTACAATGTACTAATTAAAGGATTTTGTAGAAAAGGCAAGTTGAAAGATGCAAATGGACTTCTTAATGAGATGTTGGAAAGGGGTTTGATCCCAAATCGGACTACTTATGAAATAGTAAGAGAGGAAATGATGGAGAAAGGTTTTATTCCTGACATAGAAGGGCATCTGTATAATGTCTCTATCAGCTCTTGA
- the LOC108987727 gene encoding uncharacterized protein LOC108987727 isoform X2: protein MDFIFGGCVQQIQKVYPSRCMELRWVSSRRKRIIDKEKRVLLPKKPFIPPALVPIYISTTPSHINPEELKDLYSASNHSCHRFPSYVDSEGTVRVEPVDIHKLSVALSHSSVVVSVFCKPTDVLCATETSSSSSSSSSSLEDLIKPRKTLGLGDLFQKVLPVTPSNGQLVGFGRAVSDFGLTASIYDIMVIPSLRGMGIGRIIVKRIVRLFFKACGFGDDILSSTTMMYSRNASTCHQGNQIVIRAGRKLLLAPPHREAL from the exons atggatttTATCTTTGGAGGTTGCGTGCAACAAATACAAAAAGTTTATCCGTCCAGGTGCATGGAACTAAGATGGGTTAGCAGCAGAAGGAAAAGAATAATTGACAAGGAAAAGAGAGTACTGCTGCCAAAGAAACCATTTATACCACCGGCATTAGTcccaatatatatatccacAACCCCATCGCACATAAATCCTGAGGAGCTCAAAGACCTCTACAGTGCCTCCAATCACTCCTGCCACCGATTCCCCAGCTATGTGGACTCTGAGGGCACTGTCAGAGTTGAACCGGTGGACATTCACAAGCTCAGCGTAGCTCTCTCCCACAGCTCTGTTGTCGTCTCTGTCTTCTGCAAACCAACTGATGTTTTATGTGCTACTGAaacgtcgtcgtcgtcgtcgtcttcttcttcttctctagaaGATTTGATAAAACCAAGAAAGACATTGGGTTTGGGAGATTTGTTCCAAAAAGTGCTGCCGGTAACACCATCCAATGGTCAGCTGGTGGGCTTTGGCCGTGCTGTTTCTGATTTTGGATTGACTGCTTCCATTTATGATATCATG GTTATCCCTTCATTACGGGGAATGGGAATCGGCAGGATTATTGTTAAAAGAATTGTAAG ATTGTTTTTCAAAGCATGCGGATTTGGAGATGACATTTTGAGCTCCACCACAATGATGTATTCAAGGAATGCTTCCACTTGTCACCAAGGCAATCAAATAGTTATACGTGCAGGTCGAAAGCTCTTGTTAGCTCCTCCACATAGAGAAGCCCTTTAA